One genomic region from Prunus persica cultivar Lovell chromosome G3, Prunus_persica_NCBIv2, whole genome shotgun sequence encodes:
- the LOC18784428 gene encoding F-box/kelch-repeat protein At3g06240 isoform X1, protein MESVRENKLVWEVKPTLIVDDPGCTSAAFNMAGLQNWRQKLDPSAGVFKRPLIDSDDIIIDILSRLPVKSLLQFRCVCKSWHTLISDSHLVRKHLRRAVRGVNANSSKLLISNSPLYSIDYEALEDVNSFVAIKELHLPAPLVLDRMSIVGSCNGLICLHENKGDFFLWNPCTRDTLKLPGVTYFPSSPMFYGFGYDSTIEDYKVIVGGTSSSESGLLTTTIALFTLKSGSWRTVQDLNYVKLNGQGCLLNEALHWVEFEWRWEGYFNVLSSRIITFDLAGEEFQEMVPLSSYLSDQKYISIRIGTTTNCLFVYMFNHSNFSDIAITIWVMKEYGVKESWTKIIDIPLELFRPLQGVFFLNLICILESGEVCMSYSSGLVSYNPKENTFRSVLSSPVILLPEAIMYVETLVSPVVESWADI, encoded by the exons ATGGAATCAGTAAG agaaaacaaattggtTTGGGAGGTTAAGCCCACCCTAATTGTAGATGATCCTGGCTGCACCTCTGCAGCTTTTAACATGGCGGGCCTTCAGAACTGGCGGCAGAAACTGGACCCCTCTGCTGGGGTGTTTAAACGACCCCTTATTGACTCCGATGACATCATCATTGACATACTGTCCAGGCTTCCAGTCAAATCTTTACTCCAATTTCGGTGTGTATGCAAGTCATGGCATACTTTGATCTCCGATTCTCATCTTGTTAGGAAGCACCTCCGCCGCGCAGTCAGAGGGGTCAATGCTAATAGCAGTAAGCTTCTTATTTCAAACAGTCCTCTGTATTCCATAGACTACGAAGCACTGGAGGATGTCAATAGTTTTGTTGCAATCAAAGAGCTTCATTTACCAGCACCGTTAGTGCTTGACCGAATGAGCATTGTGGGTTCTTGCAACGGCTTGATATGTCTGCACGAAAACAAAGGCGACTTTTTCTTATGGAACCCGTGTACTAGAGATACCCTGAAGTTACCAGGAGTTACTTATTTTCCTTCTAGTCCAATGTTTTATGGATTCGGTTATGATTCCACCATAGAAGATTACAAGGTTATAGTGGGTGGCACATCTAGTAGTGAAAGTGGTTTGCTTACAACCACAATTGCGCTCTTTACTCTAAAATCGGGTTCGTGGAGGACTGTTCAAGACCTTAACTATGTTAAATTGAATGGGCAGGGGTGTTTGTTAAACGAAGCTCTTCATTGGGTAGAATTTGAATGGAGGTGGGAGGGGTATTTCAATGTACTTAGTTCAAGAATCATCACTTTTGATTTAGCGGGGGAAGAATTTCAGGAAATGGTGCCATTATCATCCTATCTTAGcgaccaaaaatatatatccatCCGTATTGGGACGACTACAAATTGTCTCTTTGTATATATGTTCAATCACAGCAATTTCAGTGATATTGCAATTACAATATGGGTTATGAAGGAATATGGGGTCAAAGAATCTTGGACTAAAATCATAGACATTCCGTTGGAGCTTTTCCGTCCACTTCAAGGAGTATTTTTTCTGAATCTTATATGTATTTTAGAGAGCGGTGAAGTTTGCATGAGTTATTCAAGTGGCCTGGTATCATATAATCCAAAGGAAAATACATTTAGGAGTGTTCTTAGCTCGCCTGTTATTTTGTTGCCTGAAGCAATTATGTACGTAGAGACTTTGGTTTCACCAGTAGTTGAAAGTTGGGCAGACATCTGA
- the LOC18784428 gene encoding F-box/kelch-repeat protein At3g06240 isoform X3, which yields MAGLQNWRQKLDPSAGVFKRPLIDSDDIIIDILSRLPVKSLLQFRCVCKSWHTLISDSHLVRKHLRRAVRGVNANSSKLLISNSPLYSIDYEALEDVNSFVAIKELHLPAPLVLDRMSIVGSCNGLICLHENKGDFFLWNPCTRDTLKLPGVTYFPSSPMFYGFGYDSTIEDYKVIVGGTSSSESGLLTTTIALFTLKSGSWRTVQDLNYVKLNGQGCLLNEALHWVEFEWRWEGYFNVLSSRIITFDLAGEEFQEMVPLSSYLSDQKYISIRIGTTTNCLFVYMFNHSNFSDIAITIWVMKEYGVKESWTKIIDIPLELFRPLQGVFFLNLICILESGEVCMSYSSGLVSYNPKENTFRSVLSSPVILLPEAIMYVETLVSPVVESWADI from the coding sequence ATGGCGGGCCTTCAGAACTGGCGGCAGAAACTGGACCCCTCTGCTGGGGTGTTTAAACGACCCCTTATTGACTCCGATGACATCATCATTGACATACTGTCCAGGCTTCCAGTCAAATCTTTACTCCAATTTCGGTGTGTATGCAAGTCATGGCATACTTTGATCTCCGATTCTCATCTTGTTAGGAAGCACCTCCGCCGCGCAGTCAGAGGGGTCAATGCTAATAGCAGTAAGCTTCTTATTTCAAACAGTCCTCTGTATTCCATAGACTACGAAGCACTGGAGGATGTCAATAGTTTTGTTGCAATCAAAGAGCTTCATTTACCAGCACCGTTAGTGCTTGACCGAATGAGCATTGTGGGTTCTTGCAACGGCTTGATATGTCTGCACGAAAACAAAGGCGACTTTTTCTTATGGAACCCGTGTACTAGAGATACCCTGAAGTTACCAGGAGTTACTTATTTTCCTTCTAGTCCAATGTTTTATGGATTCGGTTATGATTCCACCATAGAAGATTACAAGGTTATAGTGGGTGGCACATCTAGTAGTGAAAGTGGTTTGCTTACAACCACAATTGCGCTCTTTACTCTAAAATCGGGTTCGTGGAGGACTGTTCAAGACCTTAACTATGTTAAATTGAATGGGCAGGGGTGTTTGTTAAACGAAGCTCTTCATTGGGTAGAATTTGAATGGAGGTGGGAGGGGTATTTCAATGTACTTAGTTCAAGAATCATCACTTTTGATTTAGCGGGGGAAGAATTTCAGGAAATGGTGCCATTATCATCCTATCTTAGcgaccaaaaatatatatccatCCGTATTGGGACGACTACAAATTGTCTCTTTGTATATATGTTCAATCACAGCAATTTCAGTGATATTGCAATTACAATATGGGTTATGAAGGAATATGGGGTCAAAGAATCTTGGACTAAAATCATAGACATTCCGTTGGAGCTTTTCCGTCCACTTCAAGGAGTATTTTTTCTGAATCTTATATGTATTTTAGAGAGCGGTGAAGTTTGCATGAGTTATTCAAGTGGCCTGGTATCATATAATCCAAAGGAAAATACATTTAGGAGTGTTCTTAGCTCGCCTGTTATTTTGTTGCCTGAAGCAATTATGTACGTAGAGACTTTGGTTTCACCAGTAGTTGAAAGTTGGGCAGACATCTGA
- the LOC18782906 gene encoding membrane-associated progesterone-binding protein 4 — MAAKLIATSPFVGIAVFVSLIALVAFYYKPFSQQRLFTVEELALYNGTDQSLPILLGILGSVFDVTKGKSHYGEGGGYNHFSGRDASRAFVSGNFTGDGLTDSLRDLSSTQVKSVVEWRDFYFRSYTFVGKLVGRYYDSEGNPTKYLKGVEAKAARGAQLLEKQKNEEAKQPSCNSRWSQDEGGEVWCDEGVPRLVQRPLEIALTGKMSKRCACFKEDQLDQSGLEVYEGCDFLAKTCRV; from the exons ATGGCGGCAAAGCTCATAGCAACGTCTCCTTTTGTAGGAATTGCAGTTTTTGTCTCGCTCATCGCTCTCGTCGCGTTTTATTATAAGCCTTTCTCACAACAG AGGTTGTTCACTGTTGAAGAATTGGCCTTGTACAACGGGACTGATCAAAGCTTACCCATTTTATTAGGAATTCTCGG ATCGGTTTTCGACGTGACAAAAGGAAAATCTCATTATGGTGAGGGTGGGGGTTACAATCATTTTTCAGGAAG AGATGCTTCACGAGCATTTGTTTCAGGAAACTTTACAG GAGATGGGCTCACAGACTCGCTACGTGATTTATCCAGTACACAG GTGAAGAGTGTTGTTGAATGGAGGGATTTCTACTTTAGAAGTTACAC ATTTGTAGGTAAGCTAGTAGGTCGTTACTATGATTCTGAAGGAAATcctacaaaatatttaaagggAGTGGAAGCAAAGGCTGCTAGAGGTGCTCAGCTTTTGGAGAAACAGAAGAATGAAGAAGCGAAGCAACCTAGTTGCAATTCGAGGTGGAGTCAGGACGAGGGTGGAGAG GTTTGGTGTGATGAGGGCGTCCCAAGGTTAGTTCAGAGACCACTAGAAATTGCTTTAACTGGGAAGATGAGCAAGCGATGTGCATGCTTTAAAGAAGATCAACTGGACCAGTCAGGGTTGGAAGTCTACGAAGGATGTGATTTCCTTGCAAAGACTTGCCGAGTTTAA
- the LOC18782552 gene encoding endoplasmic reticulum-Golgi intermediate compartment protein 3, with protein sequence MGVKQALKSLDAFPRAEEHLLQKTQTGAVVSVVGLLIMATLFVHELRYYLTTYTVHQMSVDLKRGETLPIHINITFPSLPCDVLSVDAIDMSGKHEVDLDTNIWKLRLNSYGHIIGTEYLSDLVEREHSHKHDDSKDHHEDKDQEIHLQGAFDQAAEDLIKRVKHAIANGEGCQVFGVLDVQRVAGNFHISVHGLNIFVAQMIFEGSKNVNISHIIHDLSFGPKYPGIHNPLDGTERILHDTSGTFKYYIKVVPTEYRYISKEVLPTNQFSVTEYFSPMKQFDRTWPAVYFLYDLSPITVTIKEERRSFLHFITRLCAVLGGTFALTGMLDRWMYRFLEAVTKPNARSVLR encoded by the exons ATGGGCGTGAAACAAGCCTTGAAGAGCTTGGATGCATTTCCTCGTGCCGAAGAGCACTTGTTGCAGAAAACACAAACTGGGGCAGTTG TTTCTGTTGTTGGTCTACTTATAATGGCGACATTGTTTGTGCACGAGCTGAGATATTATCTTACCACATATACCGTCCATCAG ATGTCCGTAGACTTGAAGCGTGGAGAGACTCTTCCAATTCACATAAATATCACATTTCCATCTTTACCTTGTGATG TTTTGAGTGTGGATGCGATTGATATGTCAGGAAAGCATGAAGTGGATCTTGACACAAACATATGGAAA CTTCGCCTGAACAGTTATGGCCACATCATCGGCACTGAATATTTGTCTGACCTTGTGGAAAGGGAACATTCTCACAAGCATG ATGACAGTAAAGATCATCATGAGGACAAGGACCAGGAAATTCATTTACAAGGAGCTTTTGATCAAGCTGCAGAAGATCTCATCAAGAGGGTAAAGCATGCAATAGCAAATGGAGAAGGATGCCAG GTTTTTGGTGTTTTAGATGTCCAAAGGGTTGCTGGAAACTTTCACATTTCAGTTCATGGATTAAACATTTTCGTTGCACAAATG ATTTTTGAAGGATCTAAAAATGTAAATATAAGCCATATCATTCATGACTTGTCATTTGGCCCAAAATATCCAGGGATTCACAATCCACTTGATGGGACGGAGCGTATTTTGCATGACACAAGTGGCACtttcaaatattatataaag GTTGTTCCAACCGAATATAGGTATATCTCAAAAGAAGTTTTGCCAACCAATCAATTCTCTGTCACAGAATATTTTTCTCCTATGAAGCAGTTTGATAGGACATGGCCAG CTGTATACTTCTTGTATGATCTGTCGCCAATCACTGTAACTATCAAAGAAGAACGCCGCAGTTTTCTCCATTTCATCACTCGGCTTTGTGCTGTATTGGGCGGTACCTTTGCTTTGACAG GAATGCTAGATCGATGGATGTACAGGTTTCTTGAAGCAGTGACCAAACCAAATGCTAGAAGTGTACTCCGATAA
- the LOC18782296 gene encoding uncharacterized protein LOC18782296, translated as MMESSASELQHGEESTSDASDQPQVHDQQGKNEETSLVQQSRRPNLSSLQIPARTLESSLSAFTRIDIPSVPSPSSTRAGLPPRPNSAKIKSSMKNLFPQKSFRAKNLPLDGETTILIIPDTPSSDGHLAKPSTSRSFSLNKVFFSPSMKATHSLPVTPSANVGSETVQGRHLESHSDFSKIEVKQHMSRSLSVPVNVKTRSLRRMDSGGMMRVISATPRPSIVEGASPNAAPALETSTEDSGEDIPEEEAVCRICLVELSEGGDTLKMECSCKGELALAHKDCAVKWFSIKGNKTCEVCKQDVQNLPVTLLKVHNPQTIIRRPPTVMQQREVPRYRVWQDIPVLVLVSMLAYFCFLEQLLVSDLGPRALAISLPFSCVLGLLSSMIASTMVSRSYIWAYASFQFAIVILFAHIFYTLLNVNPILSVLLSSFTGFGIAISTNSLLVEYLRWKSSRQLQSSHQHVHLHELQLQQHLQEHQQWQQQEQYQRHYQQQRRQRLMEDSQNQYQQRQQQLQQQEQEQDHYQHQQEQQLEEDLNVDGPRQLEIRHGT; from the exons ATGATGGAGAGTTCAGCTTCTGAGCTTCAACATGGAGAGGAATCCACGTCGGATGCCTCTGATCAGCCCCAG GTTCATGATCAACAgggaaaaaatgaagaaacttcCTTGGTTCAACAGTCAAGACGGCCAAACCTCTCCTCATTGCAAATACCAGCAAGGACACTGGAAAGTAGTCTGTCTGCTTTTACGAGGATTGATATTCCTTCCGTACCAAGTCCTAGTTCTACTAGAGCTGGACTGCCCCCTAGACCAAATTCAGCTAAGATCAAATCATCCATGAAAAATTTGTTTCCTCAAAAAAGCTTTAGGGCGAAAAATTTGCCCCTGGATGGTGAGACGACCATTCTCATTATACCAGATACACCTTCATCAGATGGTCATTTGGCAAAGCCTTCTACTTCAAGGTCTTTCTCGCTTAATAAGGTTTTCTTCTCTCCATCAATGAAAGCAACACATTCTTTACCAGTTACACCAAGTGCAAATGTGGGTTCTGAGACTGTGCAGGGCAGACATCTGGAGAGTCATTCTGATTTCTCT AAAATTGAAGTTAAGCAGCATATGTCCCGATCATTATCGGTTCCAGTAAATGTTAAAACCAGAAGTTTAAGGAGGATGGATTCCGGAGGCATGATGCGTGTAATTTCAGCAACTCCACGTCCTTCAATAGTTGAGGGTGCCTCACCGAATGCTGCCCCAGCATTGGAAACCT CTACTGAAGATTCTGGTGAAGACATTCCTGAAGAAGAAGCCGTTTGCAGGATTTGTTTGGTTGAGCTTTCGGAAGGTGGTGATACTCTTAAAATGGAGTGCAGCTGCAAAGGAGAGCTGGCACTTGCTCACAAAGATTGTGCAGTAAAGTGGTTTAGCATTAAAGGGAACAAGACCTGTGAAGTCTGCAAGCAGGATGTTCAAAACTTACCTGTAACACTACTCAAAGTACACAATCCTCAAACAATTATTAGACGACCACCAACAGTAATGCAGCAGAGGGAAGTCCCTCGTTACAG GGTCTGGCAGGACATACCAGTTCTTGTCCTGGTCAGCATGCTTGCATATTTCTGCTTTCTGGAGCAACTTCTG GTATCTGACTTGGGTCCTCGTGCTCTTGCCATTTCTTTACCCTTCTCTTGTGTTTTAGGTCTCCTTTCATCCATGATTGCTTCAACAATGG TGAGCAGGAGCTACATATGGGCTTATGCCTCCTTCCAGTTTGCCATCGTGATCCTGTTTgctcatatattttatactcTA CTTAATGTAAATCCGATTCTCTCAGTCCTCCTTTCCTCATTCACTGGCTTTGGGATTGCAATCAGCACAAATTCTCTTCTGGTGGAGTATCTTAGATGGAAATCCAGCAGACAACTGCAATCTTCCCATCAACATGTGCACCTGCATGAACTACAGCTGCAGCAGCACCTGCAAGAGCACCAGCAGTGGCAGCAGCAAGAGCAATATCAACGCCATTACCAGCAACAACGACGGCAACGTTTGATGGAAGATTCGCAGAATCAGTATCAGCAACGACAACAGCAGTTGCAGCagcaagaacaagaacaagatcATTATCAACACCAACAGGAGCAACAACTGGAGGAAGATCTGAATGTGGATGGTCCCAGGCAGCTAGAAATTAGACATGGCACGTAG